From Deltaproteobacteria bacterium:
ACATAGCCACAGACGGTACAGACATACTTTTTCATTTTATGATTATGTCCTTAGCTCTGCAAAAGTGCTTGTATCCGAATTGAGACAAGCATGAAGCATCCGGTTAAACATTTGCGGTTCCCAGAAGCGGCGGTTGAAACGG
This genomic window contains:
- a CDS encoding IS1595 family transposase, whose protein sequence is RFNRRFWEPQMFNRMLHACLNSDTSTFAELRT